In Motilibacter rhizosphaerae, one DNA window encodes the following:
- a CDS encoding ATP-grasp domain-containing protein, protein MVTRLAWTTAGAARGLDPDEPLALEELRRRGIVVDVVDWDDATVAWEAYDRAVLRSTWDYQDRLAEFLGWAERTAARTDLRNPLPLVRWSTDKHYLVELAAAGVPVPRSTFVEPGEDVELPDGPLVVKPAVGAGSRGLAAYDAGQADLARAHVERLHAIGRSVLVQPRLASVAREGERALVFFDGTFSHAATKRVTLPVAGSVDELFAAEETGPHEAAPDELAVARAALEVAQRGCGISTYARVDLVRDDDGTPCVLELELVEPSLFLAEGGPGSTERLVDALLR, encoded by the coding sequence ATGGTCACTCGGCTCGCCTGGACGACGGCAGGTGCCGCTCGCGGCCTCGATCCGGACGAGCCGCTCGCCCTCGAGGAGCTGCGCCGGCGCGGGATCGTGGTCGACGTCGTCGACTGGGACGACGCGACGGTCGCGTGGGAGGCGTACGACCGGGCCGTGCTGCGCTCGACCTGGGACTACCAGGACCGGCTGGCGGAGTTCCTGGGCTGGGCCGAGCGCACGGCCGCGCGCACTGACCTGCGCAACCCGCTCCCCCTCGTGCGGTGGAGCACCGACAAGCACTACCTCGTCGAGCTCGCGGCGGCGGGGGTTCCTGTGCCGCGCAGCACGTTCGTCGAGCCTGGCGAGGACGTCGAGCTGCCTGACGGCCCCCTCGTCGTCAAGCCGGCCGTCGGCGCGGGCAGCCGGGGGCTCGCGGCGTACGACGCCGGGCAGGCCGACCTCGCCCGCGCCCACGTCGAGCGCCTCCACGCGATCGGCAGGTCCGTGCTGGTGCAGCCGCGCCTCGCCTCGGTCGCGCGCGAGGGCGAGCGGGCGCTGGTGTTCTTCGACGGGACCTTCAGCCACGCGGCGACCAAGCGCGTCACCCTGCCGGTCGCCGGCTCGGTCGACGAGCTGTTCGCCGCGGAGGAGACGGGCCCGCACGAGGCCGCGCCTGACGAGCTCGCAGTGGCGCGTGCAGCGCTGGAGGTCGCGCAGCGGGGGTGCGGGATCTCCACGTACGCGCGGGTGGACCTCGTGCGCGACGACGACGGGACGCCCTGCGTCCTCGAGCTCGAGCTGGTCGAGCCCTCCCTGTTCCTGGCCGAGGGCGGGCCGGGGTCGACCGAGCGGCTGGTGGACGCGCTGCTGCGGTAG
- a CDS encoding DUF222 domain-containing protein → MRSNSGPERGDGLPVRPVPGVVALPGPGLPFARALEQVAVGPMLLSLVQQLSADEGLLRSWALASEPTNGAAGQKEGRPESLVLADAQLAVAQACARLESAVAALKATAVAAAYAQISAATAETVPGAARGGGAEASAQAEMALALRMTERGTAAMVDGALLLTTRHPGTRWLLAEGHLSPAHARVVVDEASVLGDAYVPALEAAVLRRAPERTVSELRRDLRRAVAKLDPRGAAERHADAVRQRSVRVTPLPDGMAEIRALLTADEAQVVSGALDRIARDLPTADRGFAGRAGSRADALVAVCSVLLDPAADGDFLPALTRTSSPVAVQVQISAATLLGLNEDPAHLAGHGPIPADLGRLLASDGTWQLAITDPDGKLLDLHKLRYQPTAAQRAHVTALWLHCGHPTCSVPATRCDLDHTVPFNHEAPGTGDPDYPGGGHTTCRNLCPRCRLHHNLKTWWGWTTTPLPDGTIAHRTPLGRVYEARPEAQPCAA, encoded by the coding sequence ATGCGTTCGAACAGTGGTCCTGAGCGGGGCGACGGGCTGCCCGTCCGCCCAGTGCCCGGGGTCGTCGCGCTGCCGGGGCCGGGGCTGCCGTTCGCGAGGGCGTTGGAGCAAGTGGCTGTGGGGCCGATGCTGCTGTCGCTGGTGCAGCAGCTGAGCGCGGACGAGGGCCTGCTGCGGTCTTGGGCGCTCGCGAGTGAACCGACCAATGGAGCTGCCGGGCAGAAGGAGGGCCGCCCGGAGTCCTTGGTCCTCGCCGACGCGCAGCTCGCTGTCGCGCAGGCCTGTGCGCGACTGGAGAGCGCGGTCGCTGCGCTCAAGGCGACCGCGGTGGCGGCGGCCTACGCGCAGATCAGCGCTGCGACCGCGGAGACGGTGCCGGGCGCGGCTCGGGGCGGTGGTGCGGAGGCGTCCGCGCAGGCGGAGATGGCGCTCGCGCTGCGGATGACCGAGCGCGGGACGGCGGCGATGGTCGACGGTGCGCTGCTGCTGACGACCCGTCACCCGGGTACGCGGTGGCTGCTCGCTGAGGGCCACCTGTCACCTGCCCACGCCCGCGTCGTGGTCGACGAAGCCTCAGTGCTGGGCGACGCGTACGTCCCCGCGCTCGAGGCGGCGGTGCTGCGCCGCGCGCCGGAGCGGACGGTCAGCGAGCTGCGCCGCGACCTGCGCCGCGCCGTCGCGAAGCTCGACCCGCGCGGGGCGGCGGAGCGCCACGCCGACGCCGTCCGACAGCGCAGCGTGCGGGTCACGCCCCTGCCGGACGGGATGGCGGAGATCCGCGCGCTGCTCACCGCCGACGAAGCCCAGGTCGTGAGCGGCGCGCTCGACCGGATCGCCCGAGACCTGCCCACCGCTGACCGCGGGTTCGCAGGGAGGGCCGGGTCACGCGCCGACGCGCTCGTCGCGGTCTGCTCCGTGCTGCTCGACCCCGCCGCGGACGGCGACTTCCTCCCCGCGCTGACGAGGACGAGCAGCCCCGTGGCGGTGCAGGTGCAGATCTCCGCCGCCACCCTCCTCGGCCTCAACGAGGACCCCGCCCACCTGGCCGGCCACGGCCCGATCCCCGCCGACCTCGGCCGCCTCCTCGCCTCCGACGGGACCTGGCAGCTCGCCATCACCGACCCCGACGGCAAGCTCCTCGACCTCCACAAGCTGCGCTACCAGCCCACCGCCGCGCAGCGCGCGCACGTGACAGCGCTGTGGCTGCACTGCGGACACCCCACCTGCTCCGTACCCGCCACCCGCTGCGACCTCGACCACACCGTGCCCTTCAACCACGAAGCACCAGGCACTGGCGATCCCGACTACCCGGGAGGCGGGCACACCACCTGCCGCAACCTCTGCCCCAGATGCAGGCTCCACCACAACCTCAAGACCTGGTGGGGCTGGACCACCACACCACTCCCCGACGGCACCATCGCCCACCGCACCCCACTCGGCCGGGTCTACGAAGCACGACCAGAAGCCCAACCCTGCGCCGCCTGA
- a CDS encoding DNA polymerase encodes MPEELVVALPGRPVPVLGRGERLVTWSAEDLASTHDVRRVWDLAAVGRLLDGLRRTDPAAVWAAAHGLPAPPRVQDQPDLLAAAEDPSHPTSDDGQLNPAWLRERSADEPDRSASLALEVQRLQEERLRGLPDLRTDPVVAPLPVLTAWSESAAALLAVELGATGLPLDRAVAAAYLEEHVGPRPRDEAEARRQREERDAPVHARFPGPAVDLRSPAQVKELLGRVGLDLPDTRSWRLEAHAGAVPAVAALLAWRKAERLSTTNGWAWLDGQVTPAGRLHGSWGAADAAAGRMTVSAGLHSLPAELRHAVRAEPGHLLVRADLGQVEPRVLAAVSHDPGLVAATRQPDLYAPVAAALGCDRPTAKVAVLAAMYGQTSGTAGAALRRMERAYPRAMAYLRTAEEAGRTGQPLRTCGGRLVHAVPPVGQEAAYGRFTRNAAVQGAAAELFKAWAVTVRDRLLGTGAEIVLCLHDELLLHVPEDSAPDAVQLLHDALASVGSWWAAGSGVGFRTEVGVGASWADARTG; translated from the coding sequence GTGCCCGAGGAGCTGGTGGTCGCGCTGCCGGGCCGACCCGTACCCGTCCTCGGTCGCGGTGAGCGGCTCGTCACCTGGTCGGCGGAGGACCTGGCGAGCACGCACGACGTGCGGCGCGTCTGGGACCTCGCCGCCGTCGGCCGGCTGCTCGACGGCCTCCGGAGGACCGACCCGGCCGCCGTGTGGGCCGCCGCGCACGGGCTGCCGGCTCCGCCGCGCGTCCAGGACCAGCCCGACCTCCTCGCCGCAGCGGAGGACCCCTCCCACCCCACGAGCGACGACGGCCAGCTCAACCCGGCGTGGCTGCGCGAACGCTCAGCCGACGAGCCCGACCGGTCGGCCAGCCTCGCGCTGGAGGTGCAGCGCCTCCAGGAGGAGCGGCTGCGAGGGCTCCCCGACCTGCGGACGGACCCGGTCGTCGCGCCGCTCCCCGTCCTCACGGCCTGGTCGGAGTCGGCGGCTGCGCTGCTCGCGGTCGAGCTGGGGGCGACGGGCCTGCCGCTCGACCGGGCCGTGGCCGCGGCGTACCTCGAGGAGCACGTCGGTCCCCGGCCCCGCGACGAGGCGGAGGCGCGGCGGCAGCGCGAGGAGCGCGACGCCCCGGTGCACGCCCGCTTCCCTGGACCGGCCGTCGACCTGCGCAGCCCGGCGCAGGTCAAGGAGCTGCTCGGACGCGTCGGGCTGGACCTGCCGGACACGCGGTCGTGGCGCCTCGAGGCGCACGCCGGAGCCGTGCCCGCGGTCGCCGCGCTGCTCGCATGGCGCAAGGCCGAGCGGCTGTCCACGACCAACGGGTGGGCCTGGCTCGACGGGCAGGTGACGCCCGCAGGCCGCCTGCACGGGTCCTGGGGAGCAGCCGATGCAGCCGCGGGCCGGATGACCGTCTCGGCGGGGCTGCACAGCCTGCCCGCCGAGCTGCGGCACGCCGTCCGCGCCGAGCCTGGGCACCTGCTCGTCCGGGCCGACCTCGGCCAGGTCGAGCCGCGCGTGCTCGCGGCGGTCTCGCACGACCCCGGGCTCGTCGCCGCGACGCGCCAGCCCGACCTGTACGCGCCGGTCGCCGCCGCCCTCGGCTGTGACCGGCCGACCGCGAAGGTCGCGGTCCTCGCCGCCATGTACGGCCAGACCTCGGGCACCGCGGGCGCCGCGCTGCGCAGGATGGAGCGGGCCTACCCGCGCGCCATGGCGTACCTCCGCACCGCGGAGGAGGCGGGCCGGACCGGCCAGCCGCTGCGCACCTGCGGCGGCCGGCTCGTCCACGCGGTGCCGCCGGTCGGGCAGGAGGCGGCGTACGGCCGCTTCACCCGCAACGCCGCGGTGCAGGGCGCGGCGGCGGAGCTCTTCAAGGCGTGGGCCGTCACCGTGCGGGACCGCCTGCTCGGCACGGGCGCGGAGATCGTGCTCTGCCTCCACGACGAGCTCCTGCTACACGTGCCGGAGGACAGTGCGCCCGACGCGGTCCAGCTGCTCCACGACGCGCTCGCCTCTGTCGGATCGTGGTGGGCAGCGGGCAGCGGGGTCGGGTTCCGCACCGAGGTGGGCGTGGGCGCGTCCTGGGCCGACGCGAGGACGGGCTGA
- a CDS encoding DUF692 domain-containing protein, producing MPGLDFVEVVAEGIHLAHLPASLEALLARGIPVLPHAVTLSLGGAEPLDEARVAHLGACAEAFGSPLVSDHVAFVRAGGLEAGHLLPVPRTRECLEVLVDNVRQAQAALPVPLAVENVAALLEWPGAELSEGEFLAELVARTGVRLVLDVANLWTNAVNLGLDPLRELDCVPMEAVAYVHVAGGILRDGMWHDTHRHPVPAAVLELLVAARERGPLPAVMLERDGDYPSDAELRGELAAIRAAAGFEAAA from the coding sequence ATGCCCGGGCTGGACTTCGTCGAGGTGGTCGCGGAGGGCATCCACCTGGCCCACCTCCCGGCCTCGCTCGAGGCCCTGCTCGCGCGCGGGATCCCCGTCCTCCCGCACGCCGTCACCCTCTCCCTCGGCGGGGCCGAGCCGCTCGACGAGGCGCGGGTGGCGCACCTGGGGGCCTGCGCGGAGGCGTTCGGCTCGCCGCTCGTCAGCGACCACGTGGCCTTCGTCCGGGCCGGTGGTCTGGAGGCCGGGCACCTGCTGCCCGTGCCGCGTACCCGCGAGTGCCTGGAGGTCCTCGTCGACAACGTCCGCCAGGCGCAGGCCGCCCTCCCCGTGCCGCTGGCGGTGGAGAACGTCGCCGCCCTGCTCGAGTGGCCGGGCGCGGAGCTCTCCGAGGGCGAGTTCCTCGCCGAGCTGGTGGCGCGTACGGGCGTACGGCTGGTCCTCGACGTCGCCAACCTCTGGACGAACGCGGTCAACCTGGGCCTCGACCCGCTGCGCGAGCTCGACTGCGTCCCGATGGAGGCCGTGGCGTACGTGCACGTCGCCGGCGGGATCCTGCGCGACGGGATGTGGCACGACACGCACCGGCACCCGGTGCCCGCGGCAGTGCTGGAGCTGCTGGTGGCGGCGCGCGAGCGGGGGCCGCTCCCGGCGGTGATGCTCGAGCGCGATGGCGACTACCCGAGCGACGCCGAGCTGCGAGGTGAGCTCGCGGCGATCCGGGCGGCGGCGGGCTTCGAGGCGGCCGCGTGA
- a CDS encoding helix-turn-helix domain-containing protein, translating to MHDSPSARERQLARELRDLRVDAQLQGKEVARLLGWSASKVSRIETGAIGIRPEDLELLLDVYAVPAPRAERLRLLAPNARPKGWWDAYADRTSAGYANLIRLEASSRAVQCYSAVIPHPLLQTEAWTRRVILATALDPSPAEVDLRMAICRRRQQLLQPAPDREPLRLAAVVDQAVLHRSVDPDPEVDRALRLELLRHLLRLGRRPNITVQVLPFSAGIPPVTAGSFSLLEPRGLDAPDVVYMDNKTRIFFLDSPTEVHAYDREMALLRTMALTPARSATWLRDAVRSTA from the coding sequence GTGCACGACTCCCCCTCCGCCCGCGAGCGCCAGCTCGCCCGCGAGCTCCGCGACCTCCGTGTCGACGCGCAGCTGCAGGGCAAGGAGGTCGCGCGCCTGCTCGGCTGGTCCGCCTCCAAGGTGTCGCGCATCGAGACCGGCGCCATCGGAATCCGGCCGGAGGACCTCGAGCTGCTGCTCGACGTCTACGCCGTCCCCGCACCCCGCGCGGAGCGGCTGCGGCTGCTCGCGCCGAACGCCCGCCCCAAGGGGTGGTGGGACGCCTACGCCGACCGGACCAGCGCCGGCTACGCCAACCTCATCCGCCTCGAGGCCAGCTCGCGCGCCGTCCAGTGCTACAGCGCGGTGATCCCGCACCCGCTGCTGCAGACCGAGGCCTGGACCCGCCGCGTCATCCTCGCGACCGCGCTCGACCCCTCCCCCGCGGAGGTCGACCTGCGCATGGCCATCTGCCGGCGCCGCCAGCAGCTCCTCCAGCCGGCACCCGACCGCGAGCCCCTCCGGCTCGCTGCGGTGGTCGACCAGGCCGTGCTGCACCGCAGCGTCGACCCGGACCCCGAGGTCGACCGCGCCCTGCGCCTCGAGCTGCTGCGCCACCTGCTGCGGCTCGGGCGCCGCCCCAACATCACCGTCCAGGTGCTGCCCTTCAGTGCCGGCATCCCGCCCGTGACAGCCGGGTCGTTCTCGCTGCTGGAGCCGCGCGGGCTCGACGCTCCGGATGTCGTCTACATGGACAACAAGACGCGCATCTTCTTCCTCGACTCCCCGACCGAAGTGCACGCCTACGACCGCGAGATGGCGCTGCTGCGCACGATGGCGCTGACCCCCGCCAGGTCGGCGACCTGGCTCAGGGACGCCGTCCGCTCGACCGCCTAG